The sequence ATAGTGATTTAGTAATGAATTCAAATGGTTTAAACAATAATGGAAAAACAGAATATGTAGATATGGTTGATAGCATTGTAAACATGGAACAATCATTTGTAGAGGAAAATACTAGAagtctgtaaataaaaataaacatgtttcTATTTAAGTATTAGATAATAAGAAACATTGAATGGCTTACGTTAATGGTATGACAGCTAGCAATAATGCTTTCTCGTGAACATGCCAACCAAACATAAATGAAGTCAAACCACATAACACAAGGCATCGGACAAAATCAATTGGATTTCTATTGGATTTCCAAAGTTTATATAAACATGGCTGAAAAtgacaaatcaatattttaataaatgcaatggtcaataatatatatcatataaacaaaaaaatcaaaaatagcaTATTAGAATCAATAGAATCTTAACCATCATCtatagtttattgttatttattaaagtgtattataaacacattatacACCATTTGACCATTGATTGTTAAAACTTTCTTTATAATAGAAATCtaatttaagtataactatTATCTGATGAAGATAAGATCAGTACCAGGCAGCAAACAATTTTTGCCAGGCAAAGGTCAAATAACACCTATTTGGTCGAAGCAACTATCTGTACTATTACACTATCGTGTAGTGAGCCACACTTACCCATGTGCACAACTTAGCTACCCAGTAATGATCTCATTGTAAACAGAGTATATTTCTAcagaaaaatgtttactttttaagTTCAGAACAAACAAGAAATAACCCAAAACTTaccaacataaaaattattgttaagacAAAAGTAATCTGAGGAGTTATTGATGGCAAAACAGTGTGTTCGAATTCTTGAACTAAACCTCTTGTCATTGATgctgaattattgttttttattaaatcgtaGTCTTTATCTGAAAAAATTcttaattagaaaattagtataggaatataaaaatttatatcaaaaaattgaatttataaatacatgtaaTTTTAGCACCAATATCAGCTGTATTATACAAAGCCCAAAAATTTGGTGCCCAATAGGCATGTGATAAACCTCGTTTAAATGGAAATAGCTgtttaaaaacctaaaaaataaattaaattattagaactAAGGTTTATGTATAGTTAATATTCTAATAGTACCTGTAAAATTTGACCATTGAATATAAAAGGGCCAAATGAGATACTGGATACACCAAGAACtattaaacctaattttataagTCTTTTCAAtgcaaattgaatatttttttgaagacAAAAGTgtcttaataaataaacaaaaaatgctGGTgccaagtataaataaatatgtttgaaatttaacaaaacCGTAAACCAAAATGCACCTCGATAGTTTTCACTCTAGAAAAAGCAACAACATTAGCCAAAATAACACTGTCTATTAGAAATTTAAACTAtagtttaaaagtaatattttttacctttaaaatgtGAGATATTGATATAAGTAAAATACCGAAAAGAAAGCCATTGTACTGAAAGTGTATTTGGTCAATGAGCAATAATGTTACATTAGCTATTAACAAGAGTTCAATGACAAAAACAGAAATGTTACTTTCATCCAtaggttttttctttttagtctTTGTTGATTTCACAAGTAATGCGATTGACTGAGcgcatctaaaaataatatcaatttcatatttattatatagtatatcagatgttttgaaaatgtttatccaTCGACCATCacattattctattaaatattactagttaaaaactattaaattattttagttgttaaagaaatgttattatttacattttcaaatttaactaataaaaaaccaCTCATAGTTTTATACTAGTATACTTAACAAGCTATTGctccatttaataaaatacattataggtTAGATATATGAGAATTTAAgttatgtatatgtaaaaaaaaaaattaattaaaatgttatttttgcaataaatattcataaagtaattaatgaaaaaatttagGACAAcgataaataaatctataataggAAATTCGAAAGGCAATTTTAACACGTTGATGAACAGGACTGCTATCGTCAGGTACCTGGCTGTAATTTCAGCAACAgtcaaattttaacaaattttgaaaatggCTCATAAAAATAAGTCATCTGTTTCATTTTACCTGACCATACTGTAAGTCATAAGTAGACATTAAATTTGTCTTAATacaataaacttataactaatatGGCTGCTATAGAGGTTATACcgtttttacgatttttaaatgtataactgtTATAGCAGTCATCATAGTATTACACCTTAAATTAGTATGACTGCTATAACAGTGACAGTCTGTtatctttattgtttatattgggTACttcataaatttgaataatatcatattctatgtaaatactaatatttataatttaatttcaatcaatagaaaaatatactattagacTTAGCAAAGAGGAAATTTGtttgcaaaatatttaaacagcattgttaattttaacttatttattattaacggtttttaagttacttttaaaatgctatgtttaactgtttaagttaacacaaaatattaattaatattgggtTATTCATCTCAGtggtaaaatgaaataatatcttaacatataacaagtatttaatagtcaaaatcataaaacattgtCATTCAATTTGAATGATATTTACTTTCGAGATccataataaaacacaaaatcaGTAATGATGACGCTGAGCCGCTGAAAGAATACAGTGGCATTTGATGAATAGTTACGATTGTGTATTGACAACATGTCAATATCAACAAAGGCAGCAATTTGAGCTAAAAAGTATTCAAACCACGCAAACAGTGGAGGATAGTCGATTGTCCATTCCGAATGTTTAGCTGAATACCACTGCGATATGGGTAGACTGTACGTGGTGGCCAGCCAGTTGCGATGCACCTCGAAATCAGTTGAAAAACTGTCGAAATAAAATAAGACAACAATTTAATGAACATGATTGTGGATAAATAAtgagaaaaacaaaattttttaagaCGGCGAATAACAATGACGATCCCACATTGGATTTCAACTCACTAGGATGGCAACAGGAGTAACTTCACGCACGTTATAACGACGTGCAAGGAAGTTGTCATTTTGAATTTGAAGACTACTGACTAGGTCAAGACATCACTGAAAATCCATAGTCGGCGTGAAAGACAAATTGTATAATTCCGGGCagaatgtattcattttaataataataatgactgtaATGGGCCCCGAGTATAGTTTGAAAACATGTTCAAAAGCGACGGCGTATAACTATTTCAAAACGATAAAGCCACGATGACTACATTACGATTGTCCACAAAGCcagtaatcattaataattattactatttattgatttaacgtatttaatatttatgtatcgaGTACTTAGTACCTACGTACAACTAACGAGTAGCCACGAAACATCTTTATTGAGACGCGTTGTAGTCGTCAAGTCTAAACTCTAAACGTTACCGGTATAAcgattaatgataaaataatattgttatcactCGCCCCATTTATCAAGTCACAGTTTCAACTTAGAATTATATAggagaaatgtttttttaaaacgacGAAAGCGGTTACGTTTTTTAAGACAAGATTATGTCAGAGCTGCAATAACTACCTACCACATAACTACTGCCGTTCAAAATCCGATATCGTTAATTGTCAGTATTGTCACATTTACTATTGTCTGTCAGTGGAAAATTTTCTGTTACCGCGATTAGTGCTTTTATGACAAaaagtcatttttattataatgcgtCTAAATCGATTAAAAAAAGTCTGGCGACAAGTGTCAATATATAAATTGTGGcaaattaaagaatttttttccaaatttacGATTTTATAGCTTTCCAAAAGATGAGAGAgaagagaaataaaaataatagtaataataattgatttttttttatttaaaatatagaaaaaaatttgatCCTTATCATATAggtgtctattttttttataatacttgatttattggtatttaatttttaattttatccctataaaatagaaaagtacatatataaataattgtaaggaaaaggaaactttaaaattgaaataaaatctgACATTCCTAGTTTTGAtttactttaatagtttaaattgtcaaaacatttataaagttataaaatattcttctaGCAATGATCTTGAAaggtaaaattttatatttggtttatttttacagGAAACACAAGTTTATGTACAATTGAACCGGAAAAACTTTGCAATAAGTACATTTGTCATGAATATTTTCCACCTGATAGCTTcacatatttttctattaaacacCGTTTAATAAGCACTGCCattgcatataattataatgataaatttgagAAACAATCATGTATGTCTTCAAACTTTGGTCAAAAACATTAATCTGaacaagaatttttttaaatatcaactccagctaaaacatataaataaaatcaaatatggTAGAGTTAGTTTTCTCAAATCCACCTTCTTTACTCTCTACTCTCACTATTActcaaaaaactaatataacaaatataatacacatgcctaacccaaatttaaaaaaaaattgattcaatTGAAATAGATAATCctagaaaattgaatttaaaacaaaaattacaacaaaaaaacaaaacaattcataataaactagttcatatttcaaaattaaaaaaaaaaaataattttaaaaacttaataaatatgcataaatttTCTTCTGTAAATTCCAAAGCGATGGTGACTATGCAATTAAAAGATAGGTGTTCATGgacattaaatgaaaaataattagctttaaatttatattataaatcactaGCAGCATACAAATTTGCATGTTCGCAAACCATTGACTATtcgatataaaatcaaaatgttgaaCCTGGTttcagtaaatttttttttagtcaacttcgaaaaaaaaaatttaattatctgattgctgattataaaaaaaatgtttcctaTTTGTTTTGATGcgatatatttaaaagaattagtAGAATATTACAAAGAATTTGACCTCATTAAAGGTTTTTTAAGACTTTGTAGTCATTACGAAAGGACCAAAAAAGTGCTAACAgtgtttcaaatatttatttacagtgGAAAATTTCGATTGcatattttctttttcattctggaataaacaaataattttaaaaatttgatacaaGATGTACTTAAGAACTGATTTAATGTTGAATTGTGTCTAAAATTTCTAGTCTGTGATCAAGGCATACACAATCaaagtactttaaaattattaaatatttctgaaGATAggccatattttttattaacaacaataaaatattttatttgtttgatgtaccacatttacttaaaaatgtaaaaaatatgcatgTTACATAAAAggtgattattataatgtaatttaatttgatgataaaaaaatataaaaaacaattataaaaatatttgcacaaaaataaaatcaaatttcaataaactGATTTGTTCTATTTATTgtcataattgtataaatctACTTCTACTGTATCTAAAgtccagtaaaaaaaaaaaaacagtttttactGAAATGtaacattttgtaataaaataaataattactcttTGGTTACGTATAGCACgatgtattagtgtattatatattgaggCGATAGTGCGATACTAAGAAAATATCGGCTTATTGATGTTTCTGTCACAGTCATAAACCAGTCCAGGAATATGTTTTATTtgctattgataataattataaaattttcatacAACGGTACTTATTGACagattttataaacacaattttagtCACTAAAAATCCCTAATTCataccaacatttttaatttaattatcattaatatatt is a genomic window of Rhopalosiphum padi isolate XX-2018 chromosome 4, ASM2088224v1, whole genome shotgun sequence containing:
- the LOC132929585 gene encoding probable dolichyl pyrophosphate Glc1Man9GlcNAc2 alpha-1,3-glucosyltransferase isoform X2, with the protein product MFRGYSLVVRSFSTDFEVHRNWLATTYSLPISQWYSAKHSEWTIDYPPLFAWFEYFLAQIAAFVDIDMLSIHNRNYSSNATVFFQRLSVIITDFVFYYGSRKCAQSIALLVKSTKTKKKKPMDESNISVFVIELLLIANVTLLLIDQIHFQYNGFLFGILLISISHILKSENYRGAFWFTVLLNFKHIYLYLAPAFFVYLLRHFCLQKNIQFALKRLIKLGLIVLGVSSISFGPFIFNGQILQVFKQLFPFKRGLSHAYWAPNFWALYNTADIGAKITYKDYDLIKNNNSASMTRGLVQEFEHTVLPSITPQITFVLTIIFMLPCLYKLWKSNRNPIDFVRCLVLCGLTSFMFGWHVHEKALLLAVIPLTLLVFSSTNDCSMFTMLSTISTYSVFPLLFKPFEFITKSLLLLVNVSFLYNTGKFKSLNRIEKLYLISLGPLLLLTEVGWMVLRFDQRYPFLPLMLTSFHNSIGVFYCWIKYYFYYICQ
- the LOC132929585 gene encoding probable dolichyl pyrophosphate Glc1Man9GlcNAc2 alpha-1,3-glucosyltransferase isoform X1 → MTTSLHVVITCVKLLLLPSYFSTDFEVHRNWLATTYSLPISQWYSAKHSEWTIDYPPLFAWFEYFLAQIAAFVDIDMLSIHNRNYSSNATVFFQRLSVIITDFVFYYGSRKCAQSIALLVKSTKTKKKKPMDESNISVFVIELLLIANVTLLLIDQIHFQYNGFLFGILLISISHILKSENYRGAFWFTVLLNFKHIYLYLAPAFFVYLLRHFCLQKNIQFALKRLIKLGLIVLGVSSISFGPFIFNGQILQVFKQLFPFKRGLSHAYWAPNFWALYNTADIGAKITYKDYDLIKNNNSASMTRGLVQEFEHTVLPSITPQITFVLTIIFMLPCLYKLWKSNRNPIDFVRCLVLCGLTSFMFGWHVHEKALLLAVIPLTLLVFSSTNDCSMFTMLSTISTYSVFPLLFKPFEFITKSLLLLVNVSFLYNTGKFKSLNRIEKLYLISLGPLLLLTEVGWMVLRFDQRYPFLPLMLTSFHNSIGVFYCWIKYYFYYICQ